From Candidatus Hydrogenedentota bacterium, one genomic window encodes:
- a CDS encoding SUMF1/EgtB/PvdO family nonheme iron enzyme produces MNRGRLICCLLCLALACAGAAAQRGSGGTAAGPAPQKWAVLVGVGDYEDSAFGDLPNAVRDAASVRDVLTGAPEGFPADNVVLLCDGAPDPMHRPTRNNILAVLGQWVQLAGPEDSLLVYFAGHGVDVEGRLYLVPGDARQGDLENTALPFALFEQKLDGSAAKRSLVILDACHSGAGRNTPTMTRGMMSDIERFSEGRITIASCQVNELSHEYEDQGHGAFTWFLLQGFRGEADSDGDGRISALEISRYTFEQTRRWAARTGKSQNPRLLSDISGDIILARPYATGPGTQAPRPPVVVTPPPPPPPPKEPEAGEVRVFEGGEFAWIPPGTFEMGSKLSPERVIATYGGDAEWKEFHEDEHPRHTVTLTRGFWLATKEVTVGEFRAFADAAGYQTDAEKGGSGYTYSLDTGQWGDTKGASWRNPGWALEDRQPVVLVSWNDAVAYCEWLSRKTGETYRLPTEAQWEYACRAGTDTEFWWGDRAEDGRGRLNGADETQLPNGKQWTYRFPFSDGYWNVSPVGSFKANRWGLSDMHGNVWEWCSDWFGDYASGSVTDPSGPASGERRVVRGGSWVNSPRGCRSAYRYYDPPGYRYTLIGLRLLRTP; encoded by the coding sequence ATGAACCGGGGGCGCCTTATCTGTTGTCTTCTGTGTCTTGCGCTGGCGTGCGCCGGCGCCGCGGCGCAGCGCGGTTCCGGGGGCACGGCGGCCGGACCCGCGCCGCAGAAGTGGGCGGTGCTCGTCGGCGTGGGCGACTACGAGGACAGCGCGTTCGGCGACCTGCCGAACGCGGTGCGCGACGCGGCGTCCGTCCGCGATGTGCTGACCGGCGCGCCGGAGGGTTTCCCCGCGGATAACGTCGTGCTGCTGTGCGACGGCGCGCCGGACCCGATGCACCGGCCCACGCGCAACAACATCTTGGCCGTGCTCGGGCAGTGGGTGCAGCTTGCGGGCCCCGAGGATTCGCTGCTGGTCTATTTCGCGGGCCACGGCGTGGATGTCGAAGGGCGGCTTTATCTCGTGCCGGGCGACGCGCGCCAGGGCGACCTGGAAAACACCGCGCTGCCCTTCGCGCTGTTCGAGCAGAAGCTGGACGGCTCCGCCGCGAAAAGGTCGCTGGTTATCCTCGACGCGTGCCACTCGGGCGCGGGCCGCAACACGCCCACGATGACACGGGGCATGATGTCGGATATCGAACGTTTTTCCGAGGGCCGCATCACCATCGCGTCGTGCCAGGTGAACGAACTGTCTCACGAGTACGAGGACCAGGGCCACGGCGCGTTCACGTGGTTTCTGCTGCAGGGTTTCCGCGGCGAGGCCGACAGCGACGGCGACGGCCGGATATCGGCGCTGGAAATCAGCCGTTACACCTTCGAGCAAACGCGGCGCTGGGCCGCGCGCACCGGCAAGAGCCAAAACCCGCGCCTGCTCTCCGACATCTCCGGCGACATCATCTTGGCGCGTCCGTACGCCACCGGCCCCGGCACGCAAGCGCCTCGCCCGCCGGTGGTGGTGACGCCCCCGCCACCGCCGCCTCCGCCGAAGGAGCCTGAGGCGGGCGAGGTGCGGGTGTTCGAGGGCGGCGAGTTTGCGTGGATACCGCCTGGGACCTTCGAGATGGGCTCGAAGCTGAGCCCTGAGCGGGTCATCGCGACGTACGGCGGCGACGCGGAATGGAAGGAGTTTCACGAGGATGAGCACCCTCGGCATACGGTGACGCTGACGCGGGGATTCTGGCTGGCAACGAAGGAGGTGACGGTGGGGGAGTTCCGGGCCTTCGCGGACGCGGCGGGCTACCAGACCGACGCTGAGAAAGGCGGCTCGGGTTATACGTACAGTCTTGATACGGGTCAGTGGGGGGATACGAAGGGCGCGTCGTGGCGGAATCCGGGCTGGGCCTTGGAGGACCGTCAGCCGGTGGTGCTGGTGAGTTGGAACGATGCGGTGGCGTATTGCGAGTGGCTGAGCCGGAAGACGGGTGAGACGTACCGGCTGCCTACGGAGGCGCAGTGGGAGTATGCGTGCCGCGCGGGTACGGATACGGAGTTCTGGTGGGGCGACCGCGCCGAGGACGGGCGGGGACGCCTGAACGGCGCGGACGAGACGCAGCTGCCGAACGGAAAGCAGTGGACTTACCGCTTCCCGTTTTCGGACGGGTACTGGAACGTGTCGCCGGTGGGGAGTTTCAAGGCGAACCGCTGGGGTCTGTCCGACATGCACGGGAACGTCTGGGAATGGTGCTCGGACTGGTTTGGGGACTACGCGAGCGGCTCCGTGACGGACCCTTCAGGCCCGGCGTCTGGCGAGCGCCGGGTGGTGCGTGGCGGCTCGTGGGTCAACTCTCCCAGAGGCTGCCGTTCAGCGTATCGCTACTACGACCCCCCGGGCTACCGCTACACGCTCATCGGGTTGCGATTGTTGCGGACTCCGTAA